The Streptomyces sp. NBC_00078 sequence CGCGCGCACCACCGAATGCACCCCGTCGGCACCGATCACGACGTCGGCCTCGGCCTTGCTGCCGTCGGCGAAGTGCAGCAGCACACCATCCGGCTGTTCCTCCACCGCCGTACAGCGCGCGCCGAGACGTACCCATTCCTCGGGCACCGCGGCCTTCACCGTGTCAAGGAGATCCGCGCGATGGACGGTGTAGGTGCGCTCACCGTAGAGCCGCTCGCAGACTCCGTCGAGGCGCTCCACCGAGAGCACCCTCCCGTTCTCCCAGCGGCGGAACTCCCACGCCAGCTCCACCGGTACGGCGTCGCGCAGGAACCGGTCCATCACACCCAGCTGCCGCAGCAACCGGACGGCATTGGGTGACACCAGGATTCCCGCGCCGATCTCCTTGAGCGCGGGGGCCTGCTCGTAGACCGTCGCCATGACCCCGGCACGGCGCAGGAAAGCGGCGGCGGCGAGCCCACCGATACCGCCACCGACGACGGCGATCCGGGGCCGGCCTGGGGATTGACGCGGTGCCTCTGTGTGCATCTGCGGACTCCGTCCTTCTGAGCAACGCGTTCGCGGACGCGTCGTGAGGTTCTGTGATGGCTCCGATGCTCGTCATGTCCCTGAGCCAGGGAAACGGCTATGTTCATTGGACGAACATCGACGTGGAGCGCCATCGACTGGATCCGAGAGTGACGCCGCCCGGTCGCAGGTGACGCGGGGACCGAGGAGGACTGCATGGCCCGGACGAGCCAACCTGGTCGCAGCGTGAGTTCCCGCCTGCTCGAAGTACTCTTCGCCTTCCGCCCCGGCCGGTCCCGGCTGTCTCTTGCCGGCCTCACCCGTGCAACCGGGCTCCCACACGCCACCGTGCGCAGGCTGGCCCTGGAACTCGTCGAGGCCGGAGCGCTCGACCGGGCGCCGGACGGCAACTTCAGCATCGGCATCCGGATGTGGCAGCTGGGCACGCTCGCCCCGCTCAGCGTGCCCTTGCGCACCGCCGTCCTGCCCTTCATGGACGATCTGCACACCGCCCTGCGCCAGCACGTGCAGCTCGCCGTGCTCGAAGGCACGGAGGCCGTCCTCGTGGAACGCATCTCAGCCGCAGGCGCGGTCGATCTGATCTCCCGCGTCGGTGGTCGGCTGCCGCTGCACAGTTCCGGTGTCGGCAAGGTACTGCTCGCACATGCCGGCCCAGGCCTCCAGGACCAGGTGATCGCACAGGGCCTCACGGCACACACCCCACGCACCATCACCGATCCGGTCCGGCTGCGGCACGCTCTCGACGAGTGCCGTCGCACCGGTGTGGCGATGGTCCGTGAGGAAATGACGCTCGGCACGGACTCCGTGGCCACCCGCGTCATCGACGCCGACGGTCACGTGGTCGCGGCCCTGTCCGTGATCGTCAGCACGGGCTCCGTCGGCCTGCACACGGTGCGGCCCGCCGTCATCGCCGCCGGACTCGCGGGGTCCCGAAGACTCGGCTGGACCCCCGCGGTCGGCATCCAGCACACCAACGGTGCCCATGCATGAGGCCCGCGGCACATGATGCCGCGGGACATGCCGCTGGGCAGCGGAACGCGGGCGTCGTCTCCCGCTCCACCCGGCTTTGGCTGGGGGCACCACCCGCCGAGGGCCCGGGGTGGCCGGGTCGGCTGGTCTCGCCGAGGCCTACCGCGACCCTGGTCTGCTGCCCGCGCTGAAGATCCTCATGGCCCTGCTCGACATCCTGGACTGCACCATGGGCGACCTCATCGAGCCCATCGCGGTGGCCGGGGCCGTGAAGAAGCCGAAGAGGGCAGCCGTCGGCGGCACGGCCCCCGACACGGAAGGACTCGCCGGCCTGCGGCCAAAGCGGGCCCGGATCAAGGGTGTTGAACGGTCGTGATCACTTCCGGCTCTCTCGACCGCTCCGTCGCGGACCCGATCGGCCTGATC is a genomic window containing:
- a CDS encoding IclR family transcriptional regulator; translation: MARTSQPGRSVSSRLLEVLFAFRPGRSRLSLAGLTRATGLPHATVRRLALELVEAGALDRAPDGNFSIGIRMWQLGTLAPLSVPLRTAVLPFMDDLHTALRQHVQLAVLEGTEAVLVERISAAGAVDLISRVGGRLPLHSSGVGKVLLAHAGPGLQDQVIAQGLTAHTPRTITDPVRLRHALDECRRTGVAMVREEMTLGTDSVATRVIDADGHVVAALSVIVSTGSVGLHTVRPAVIAAGLAGSRRLGWTPAVGIQHTNGAHA
- a CDS encoding helix-turn-helix domain-containing protein, with amino-acid sequence MAGSAGLAEAYRDPGLLPALKILMALLDILDCTMGDLIEPIAVAGAVKKPKRAAVGGTAPDTEGLAGLRPKRARIKGVERS